The following are encoded in a window of Schistocerca cancellata isolate TAMUIC-IGC-003103 unplaced genomic scaffold, iqSchCanc2.1 HiC_scaffold_1150, whole genome shotgun sequence genomic DNA:
- the LOC126159923 gene encoding 60S ribosomal protein L22-like, translating to MAALLAMAALRGMAALLAKAALFAKAALFAKAALLAKAALLAKGALLAKAALPAKAALRAKAVLRAKDALHAKAALLAKAALLAEAPPIAKAALIAKAALPAKAAPFVNAALLTKAAFPVKAALCAKAALLAKAALLAKALPIGKAALPAKTAPLAKAALPATPAVCA from the coding sequence atggctgcactccttgcgatggctgcacttcgtgggatggctgcactccttgcgaaggcagcactttttgcgaaggcagcactctttgcgaaggcagcactccttgctaaggcagcactccttgcgaagggagcactccttgcgaaggcagcactgcctgcaaaggcagcactccgtgcaaaggcagttctacgtgcgaaggatgcactccatgctaaggctgcactccttgcgaaagctgcactccttgcggaggcaccacccattgctaaggcagcactcattgcgaaagCAGCGCTCCCAGCAAAGGCTGCACCCTTTGTGAATGCAGCACTTCTtacgaaggcagcattccctgtgaaggcagcactctgtgcgaaggcagcactacttgcgaaggcagcactccttgcgaaggcacttcccattgggaaggcagcactccctgcgaagacagcacccctagcgaaggcagcactccctgcgacgccagcagtctgtgcttag
- the LOC126159924 gene encoding G2/mitotic-specific cyclin-B3-like — protein MGCSLRMESSLRKECSLRKEFSLRKECNLRKECSLRYECSLRNECSLRKECSLRKECSLRKECSLRKECSLRKESSLRKECSLRKECSLRKECSLRKECSLRNKCSLRKECSLRKEIRKECSLHNEYSLRKECSLRKECSLRKECSLRKECSLRKECSFRKECSLRKECSLRKGCSLRKGCSLRKEGSLRKECSLCMECSLRKECSLRKVCSLRKECSLRKECSLRKECSLRKECSLRKECSLRKECSLHKECSLCKECSLRKECILRKECSLRKESSLRKECSLRKECSLRKECSLRKECSLRKECSLRKECSLRKVCSVRKECSLRKECSLSKECSLRKECSRRKECNLRKECSLRKECSLRKECSLRNYCSLRKVCSLGKECSLRKEFSLRMECSLRTE, from the exons atggggtgcagccttcgcatggagagcagccttcgcaaggagtgcagccttcgcaaggagttcagccttcgcaaggagtgcaaccttcgcaaggagtgcagccttcgctatgagtgcagccttcgcaatgagtgcagccttcgcaaggagtgcagccttcgcaaggagtgcagccttcggaaggagtgcagccttcgcaaggagtgcagccttcgcaaggagagcagccttcgcaaggagtgcagccttcgcaaggagtgcagccttcgcaaggagtgcagccttcgcaaggagtgcagccttcgcaacaagtgcagtcttcgcaaagagtgcagccttcgcaagga gattcgcaaggagtgcagccttcacaacgagtacagccttcgcaaggagtgcagccttcgcaaggagtgcagccttcgcaaggagtgcagccttcgcaaggagtgcagccttcgcaaggagtgcagttttcgcaaggagtgcagccttcgcaaggagtgcagccttcgcaaggggtgcagccttcgcaaggggtgcagccttcgcaaggagggcagtcttcgcaaggagtgcagcctttgcatggagtgcagccttcgcaaggagtgtagccttcgcaaggtgtgcagccttcgcaaggagtgcagccttcgcaaggagtgcagccttcgcaaggagtgcagccttcgcaaggagtgcagccttcgcaaggagtgcagccttcgcaaggagtgcagtctTCACAAGgaatgcagcctttgcaaggagtgcagccttcgcaaggagtgcatccttcgcaaggagtgcagccttcgcaaggagagcagccttcgcaaggagtgcagccttcgcaaggagtgcagccttcgcaaggagtgcagccttcgcaaggagtgcagccttcgcaaggagtgcagccttcgcaaggagtgcagccttcgcaaggtgtgcagcgttcgcaaggagtgcagccttcgcaaggagtgcagcctaagcaaggagtgcagccttcgcaaggagtgcagccgtcgcaaggagtgcaaccttcgcaaggagtgcagccttcgcaaggagtgcagccttcgcaaggagtgcagccttcgcaattattgcagccttcgcaaggtgtgcagccttggcaaggagtgcagccttcgcaaggagttcagccttcgcatggagtgcagccttcgaacagagtga